A region from the Sphingopyxis lindanitolerans genome encodes:
- the phhA gene encoding phenylalanine 4-monooxygenase: MKNPDTHVHDTPPPGAAADWTIAQDWDAFTADEHAMWDRLFARQSAMLPGRASEAFLRGIDVLRLEKPGIPDYRELNARLMDATGWRVVAVPGLVPDDVFFDHLANRRFPAGNFIRTPEQLDYLQEPDVFHDVFGHVPMLADPVFADYMVAYGEGGSRSLKFDALQQLARLYWYTVEFGLIREGGGLRIYGAGIVSSFAESVFALDSDSPNRIGFDLARVMRTDYRIDDFQQNYFVIDSLDQLLDTTVNTDFAPLYAANAARPPIPIADILADDVVITRGTQDYAAAKA, from the coding sequence ATGAAGAACCCCGATACCCATGTCCACGACACGCCGCCGCCGGGCGCTGCGGCCGACTGGACGATAGCGCAGGACTGGGACGCCTTTACCGCCGACGAGCATGCGATGTGGGACCGGCTGTTCGCGCGCCAGTCAGCGATGCTGCCCGGCCGCGCGTCGGAGGCTTTTCTGCGCGGGATCGACGTGCTGCGCCTCGAAAAGCCGGGGATTCCCGACTATCGCGAACTCAATGCGCGGCTGATGGACGCGACCGGGTGGCGGGTCGTCGCGGTGCCGGGGCTGGTCCCCGACGATGTCTTTTTCGACCATCTTGCGAACCGGCGCTTCCCGGCGGGCAATTTCATCCGTACCCCCGAGCAGCTCGACTATCTGCAGGAACCCGACGTCTTCCACGATGTGTTCGGCCATGTCCCGATGCTCGCCGACCCGGTGTTCGCCGACTATATGGTCGCCTATGGCGAAGGGGGCTCGCGCAGCCTCAAATTCGACGCGCTCCAGCAGCTTGCGCGCCTCTATTGGTATACGGTCGAATTCGGCCTGATCCGCGAGGGTGGGGGGCTGCGAATCTATGGCGCGGGGATCGTTTCTTCCTTTGCCGAAAGCGTCTTCGCGCTCGATTCGGACAGCCCGAACCGCATCGGCTTCGACCTCGCGCGGGTGATGCGCACCGATTACCGGATCGACGATTTCCAGCAGAATTATTTCGTCATCGACAGCCTCGACCAGTTGCTCGACACGACAGTGAACACCGATTTCGCGCCGCTTTATGCCGCCAACGCGGCGCGGCCGCCGATCCCGATCGCCGACATATTGGCCGATGATGTGGTGATCACGCGCGGCACGCAGGATTATGCGGCGGCAAAGGCCTAA
- a CDS encoding Crp/Fnr family transcriptional regulator — MLVGRYAEDGGFTAFAVLGPGDLFGELAFFTGVPRQVDALASGAARLVAIDRPLLRRLMAADIGWAELLLRSLGRQLAGALDIIDAERRLGSADRLLRLLRMMAADGPDGASVRATQQQLADLLGVSRVTLGAALRELAARGLIETGYGRIRLRE, encoded by the coding sequence GTGCTCGTCGGCCGCTATGCCGAGGACGGCGGCTTCACCGCCTTTGCGGTGCTGGGGCCGGGCGATTTGTTCGGCGAGCTTGCCTTCTTCACCGGCGTGCCGCGCCAGGTCGACGCGCTCGCGAGCGGCGCGGCGCGGCTCGTCGCGATCGACCGCCCGCTGCTCCGCCGGTTGATGGCCGCCGATATCGGCTGGGCCGAATTGCTGTTGCGCAGCCTTGGCCGCCAGCTTGCCGGCGCGCTCGACATCATCGACGCCGAGCGGCGGCTGGGCAGCGCCGACCGGCTGCTGCGGCTGCTGCGCATGATGGCGGCCGACGGCCCCGACGGGGCCAGCGTGCGCGCGACGCAGCAGCAGCTTGCCGACCTGCTCGGCGTGTCGCGCGTGACGCTGGGCGCGGCGCTTCGCGAGCTGGCGGCGCGCGGGCTGATCGAAACCGGCTATGGGCGGATCCGGCTGCGCGAATAG
- a CDS encoding TonB-dependent receptor family protein, whose amino-acid sequence MTYITHRAAPLLALAFCLAASPAHADEADSTIIVTAPAATDAAEDRAARTPGGADVVSHRDYADKSIVSLRDTLAFSPGVYLQPRYGQEVRISIRGSGLSRGYHMRGLTLLQDGVPINLADDNGDFQELEPIFFDHLEVYRGANALRFGSGTLGGAINGVTPTGRTAQGLYLRGDVGSFAMARGLVSAGVAGDAVDAWGAISADTSDGDRDHAKRRSLRFHANAGLTLGDRVSTRFYASFNSIDQQLPGALTYDQALSTPKMANAASVTGDQQRDIDSLRLQNRTVVDLGAAKLEVGGFVNAKSLVHPIFQLIDQKSTDVGGFARLDYAAGPVEVTLGGEIRHGDMRARQFVNAGGRRGALTFDADQQARTASLYGELRVRPVARLSLIAGGVYADGWRQRRVNFSATPATDGRIGFDAFSPKFGLLYEPSENIQIFANYSRSAEFPGFGEVFQTIGVPPTSALVADIRPQRAWTAEVGTRGAIGIAHWDLALYRSTLTGEMLQYTVNSSVPAATFNADRTRHQGVEAGLDLDLAPWLRLRQTYIYSDFRFRGDRQFGDNRLPVVPRHVYRAEARIGTDALHIAPNLEWVPQGPFADYGNQRRTPGYALIGVTGGARIADGIDAFVDVRNITGKKAIGDISAVTAATDASAIYYPVERRAVSAGLRARF is encoded by the coding sequence ATGACCTATATTACCCATCGCGCGGCGCCCTTGCTGGCGCTCGCCTTCTGTCTTGCCGCTTCGCCTGCCCATGCCGACGAGGCCGATTCGACCATCATCGTCACCGCACCCGCCGCGACCGACGCCGCCGAGGACCGCGCCGCGCGCACCCCGGGCGGCGCCGACGTCGTCTCCCATCGCGATTATGCCGACAAAAGCATCGTCTCGCTGCGCGACACGCTCGCTTTCTCGCCCGGCGTCTATCTCCAGCCGCGCTATGGGCAGGAGGTGCGAATTTCGATCCGCGGCTCGGGGCTGTCGCGCGGCTATCATATGCGCGGGCTGACGCTGCTTCAGGACGGGGTGCCGATCAACCTCGCAGACGATAATGGCGATTTCCAGGAGCTGGAGCCGATCTTCTTCGATCATCTCGAGGTCTATCGCGGCGCCAACGCGCTGCGCTTCGGATCGGGCACGCTCGGCGGTGCGATCAACGGCGTGACCCCGACCGGCCGGACGGCACAGGGGCTTTACCTGCGCGGCGATGTCGGCAGCTTCGCGATGGCGCGCGGGCTGGTGTCGGCGGGCGTCGCGGGCGATGCGGTCGATGCGTGGGGCGCGATCAGCGCCGACACGTCGGACGGCGACCGCGATCATGCAAAGCGGCGCAGTCTGCGCTTTCACGCCAATGCCGGGCTGACGCTCGGCGACCGGGTGTCGACGCGCTTCTACGCCAGTTTCAACAGCATCGATCAGCAGCTTCCCGGCGCGCTCACCTATGATCAGGCGCTTTCGACGCCCAAGATGGCGAATGCGGCAAGCGTGACGGGCGACCAGCAGCGTGACATCGATTCGCTGCGGCTCCAGAACCGGACGGTGGTCGATCTCGGTGCCGCGAAGCTGGAGGTCGGCGGCTTCGTCAACGCAAAATCGCTGGTCCATCCGATCTTCCAGCTCATCGACCAAAAATCGACCGACGTCGGCGGCTTCGCGCGGCTCGACTATGCGGCGGGTCCGGTCGAGGTGACGCTCGGCGGCGAAATCCGCCATGGCGACATGCGCGCGCGGCAGTTCGTCAACGCCGGGGGCCGGCGCGGCGCGCTGACGTTCGACGCCGATCAGCAAGCCCGGACCGCGAGCCTCTATGGCGAGCTTCGGGTGCGGCCGGTGGCGCGGCTCTCGTTGATCGCGGGCGGCGTCTATGCCGACGGCTGGCGCCAGCGGCGCGTGAATTTCAGCGCGACCCCGGCGACCGACGGACGGATCGGCTTTGACGCCTTCTCGCCCAAATTCGGGCTGCTTTACGAGCCGTCGGAAAATATCCAGATCTTCGCCAACTACAGCCGCTCGGCCGAGTTCCCCGGCTTTGGCGAGGTCTTTCAGACGATCGGCGTCCCGCCGACCAGCGCGCTCGTCGCCGACATTCGGCCGCAACGGGCGTGGACGGCGGAGGTCGGAACGCGCGGCGCAATCGGCATCGCGCACTGGGATCTCGCGCTCTATCGATCGACGCTGACGGGCGAGATGCTGCAATATACGGTGAACAGCAGCGTTCCCGCGGCGACCTTCAACGCCGACCGCACGCGGCACCAGGGGGTCGAGGCCGGGCTCGACCTCGACCTCGCGCCGTGGCTGCGCCTGCGCCAGACCTATATCTACAGCGACTTTCGCTTTCGGGGCGACCGCCAGTTCGGCGACAACCGCCTGCCGGTCGTGCCGCGCCACGTCTATCGCGCCGAGGCGCGCATCGGCACCGATGCGCTGCACATCGCGCCGAACCTCGAATGGGTGCCGCAGGGACCGTTCGCCGATTATGGCAACCAGCGGCGCACCCCCGGCTATGCGTTGATCGGCGTGACCGGCGGCGCGCGCATCGCCGACGGCATCGACGCTTTCGTCGATGTCCGCAACATCACCGGCAAAAAAGCGATCGGCGACATCAGCGCGGTGACCGCGGCGACCGACGCATCGGCGATCTATTATCCCGTCGAACGCCGCGCCGTGTCGGCAGGCCTGCGCGCGCGATTCTAA
- a CDS encoding DUF2946 family protein: MGILAAFRRPGILLLLPLLLALAARAFVAPGWMIDGAGGTISVRVCSDPANPGGTMNIKIEKSGDHQADEGQQHCPWGALAVAPVTPAAPVLPAMLAAAEPAPVALPSLGFAPGIASPLPPSTGPPSFA; this comes from the coding sequence GTGGGCATTCTCGCCGCCTTTCGCCGTCCCGGCATCCTGCTGCTTTTGCCGCTGCTGCTCGCGCTCGCCGCGCGGGCGTTCGTCGCGCCGGGCTGGATGATCGACGGCGCCGGCGGCACGATCAGCGTGCGCGTCTGTTCGGACCCCGCCAACCCCGGCGGGACGATGAACATAAAGATCGAGAAGAGCGGCGATCATCAGGCCGATGAAGGCCAGCAGCATTGCCCGTGGGGCGCGCTCGCCGTCGCGCCGGTCACGCCCGCCGCTCCGGTGCTTCCCGCCATGCTCGCCGCCGCCGAACCCGCGCCGGTCGCCCTTCCTTCGCTCGGCTTCGCGCCGGGCATCGCCTCGCCGCTGCCGCCGAGCACCGGACCTCCTTCCTTCGCCTGA
- a CDS encoding sterol desaturase family protein — MAKRDYLQNLMRDLESHTEVRRFGSGWLSGFFGLLFAIAGFFMVIALRFPDWFATPELDIIKHWGGFRGAVHAVLLVSYGLSLLSLLLRPRKILGLTALMIGLAAALLGGASVQPQETHDWGVFFGLDFFVVNLLVTGFMFAPLERAFPRRRAQRLFRTEWREDLFYYLVSTMFVQVLGFLALAPQQFVNEHTNNWDAFRAAVAALPWIVQFLIVLVASDLVQYWFHRSFHRYPFLWGFHAVHHSARSMDWLAGSRMHFIEIILLRAITSLPLFTLGFSPSVMQAYIGFVYVWSSLLHANVGGSFNRLGHWVATPRFHHWHHGLEREAFDVNFAIHFPWIDKLFGTFHLPKDRWPENYGIPEDVPKAYWGQFLYPWTRTGKKTDEAAAE, encoded by the coding sequence ATGGCTAAACGCGATTATCTGCAAAATCTGATGCGCGATCTCGAATCGCATACCGAGGTGCGGCGGTTCGGCAGCGGCTGGCTGTCGGGCTTTTTCGGTCTGCTGTTCGCGATCGCGGGTTTCTTCATGGTGATCGCGCTGCGCTTTCCCGATTGGTTCGCGACCCCCGAACTCGACATCATCAAGCATTGGGGCGGGTTTCGCGGCGCCGTCCACGCGGTCCTGCTCGTCAGCTATGGCCTGTCGCTGCTCAGCCTGCTGCTTCGTCCGCGCAAGATACTCGGGCTGACCGCGCTGATGATCGGGCTCGCCGCCGCGCTCCTCGGCGGGGCGAGCGTCCAGCCGCAGGAAACCCATGATTGGGGTGTCTTTTTCGGGCTCGATTTCTTCGTCGTGAACCTGCTCGTGACCGGCTTCATGTTCGCGCCGCTCGAACGCGCTTTCCCGCGTCGCCGCGCGCAGCGATTGTTCCGCACCGAATGGCGCGAGGATCTTTTCTATTATCTCGTCAGCACGATGTTCGTGCAGGTGCTGGGCTTTCTCGCGCTCGCGCCACAGCAGTTCGTCAACGAGCATACGAATAATTGGGACGCCTTCCGCGCCGCGGTCGCCGCGCTGCCGTGGATCGTGCAGTTCCTGATCGTGCTCGTCGCGTCGGATCTGGTGCAATATTGGTTCCACCGCAGCTTCCACCGCTACCCCTTCCTCTGGGGCTTTCACGCGGTCCACCACAGCGCCAGGTCGATGGACTGGCTCGCGGGGTCGCGGATGCATTTCATCGAAATCATTCTCTTGCGCGCGATCACCTCGCTGCCGCTGTTCACACTCGGGTTCAGCCCGTCGGTGATGCAGGCCTATATCGGCTTCGTCTATGTCTGGTCGTCGCTGCTCCACGCCAATGTCGGCGGCAGCTTCAACCGGCTCGGCCATTGGGTCGCGACCCCGCGCTTTCATCACTGGCATCATGGGCTCGAGCGCGAGGCGTTCGACGTCAATTTCGCGATTCACTTTCCGTGGATCGACAAATTGTTCGGCACCTTTCACTTGCCGAAGGACCGCTGGCCCGAAAATTACGGCATCCCCGAGGATGTGCCGAAAGCCTATTGGGGCCAGTTCCTCTATCCGTGGACGCGCACCGGCAAGAAGACCGACGAAGCGGCGGCGGAATAG
- the ligA gene encoding NAD-dependent DNA ligase LigA, with translation MTEIESLSEAQAANELMRLAKQIAHHNRRYHAEDAPEISDADYDALVRRNTAIEAAFPNLVRADSPNRLVGAAVEASPLAKVAHAQRMMSLDNAFAAEDVEEFVARVRRFLNLPGDAAVAMTAEDKIDGLSCSLRYEKGRLVQAATRGDGTVGEDVTANVRHIADIPQTLVAPAKAGAAGIPDVFEIRGEVYMSKSDFSALNERLMEEGRALADQREQPFDPATVRQFANPRNAAAGSLRQKDASVTASRPLRFLAHGWGEVSALPADTQFGVMKAIEGWGVPVSPRLARCDSVADLLAHYAAIEAGRADMTYDIDGVVYKVDRLDWQARLGFVAKAPRWAIAHKFPAERAQTTLEAIDIQVGRTGKLTPVGRLVPVTVGGVVVSNVTLHNRDEIGRLGVRPGDRVVIQRAGDVIPQVVDNLTRDEDRPAFAFPDHCPVCGSEAVAEEGEVDVRCTGGLICNAQKFERLRHFVSRGALDIEGLGEKSIAEFLELGWLDRGPADIFRLQNHREELLGREGWKEKSVDNLFAAIEAKRAPDAARLLFGLGIRHIGAVTARDLLKGLGDIARLPDKAAEMQAWLDANPQGEGESDGKYMARKMEAIKAILEVRADGIGPAVAEALGDFFHEPHNRALWDDLLSEVSPPPYVVETRASEVSGMTVVFTGKLETMSRDEAKAQAEALGAKAAGSVSAKTDLVVAGPGAGSKLKQASALDIRVIDEAEWAAIVAAAG, from the coding sequence ATGACCGAGATTGAATCGCTCTCCGAAGCCCAGGCCGCCAACGAACTGATGCGGCTCGCGAAGCAGATCGCCCACCACAACCGGCGCTATCATGCCGAGGACGCGCCCGAGATTTCGGACGCCGATTACGACGCGCTCGTCCGCCGCAACACTGCGATCGAAGCGGCCTTCCCGAATCTGGTCCGCGCCGACAGCCCGAACCGCCTGGTCGGCGCGGCGGTCGAGGCGTCGCCGCTCGCCAAGGTCGCCCACGCGCAGCGGATGATGAGCCTCGACAATGCGTTCGCTGCCGAGGATGTCGAGGAATTCGTCGCGCGCGTGCGGCGCTTCCTGAACCTTCCGGGCGATGCCGCGGTCGCGATGACCGCCGAGGACAAGATCGACGGCTTGTCCTGCTCGCTGCGCTACGAAAAGGGCAGGCTGGTGCAGGCCGCGACGCGCGGCGACGGGACGGTGGGCGAGGACGTCACTGCCAATGTGCGGCATATCGCGGATATCCCGCAGACTCTCGTCGCCCCCGCGAAGGCGGGGGCGGCGGGGATTCCCGACGTCTTCGAGATTCGCGGCGAAGTCTATATGTCGAAATCGGATTTTTCGGCGCTCAACGAACGGTTAATGGAGGAGGGGCGGGCGCTCGCCGACCAGCGCGAACAGCCGTTCGATCCCGCCACCGTCCGCCAGTTCGCCAACCCGCGCAACGCCGCCGCGGGATCGCTGCGCCAGAAGGACGCGAGCGTCACCGCGTCGCGCCCGTTGCGCTTCCTCGCGCACGGCTGGGGCGAGGTGAGCGCGCTTCCCGCCGACACCCAGTTCGGCGTGATGAAGGCGATCGAAGGCTGGGGTGTTCCGGTATCGCCGCGGCTCGCGCGCTGCGACAGCGTCGCCGATCTGCTCGCCCATTATGCCGCGATCGAGGCCGGCCGCGCCGACATGACCTATGACATCGACGGCGTCGTCTACAAGGTCGACCGGCTCGACTGGCAGGCGCGGCTGGGCTTCGTCGCCAAGGCGCCGCGCTGGGCGATTGCGCATAAATTCCCCGCCGAACGCGCGCAGACGACGCTCGAGGCGATCGACATCCAGGTTGGCCGCACCGGCAAGCTGACCCCGGTCGGGCGGCTTGTCCCCGTCACCGTCGGCGGCGTCGTCGTCTCGAACGTCACGCTTCATAACCGCGACGAGATCGGCCGCCTCGGTGTCCGGCCCGGCGATCGCGTCGTCATCCAGCGCGCCGGCGACGTGATCCCGCAGGTCGTCGACAATCTGACCCGCGACGAGGATCGCCCTGCCTTTGCCTTTCCCGACCATTGCCCGGTGTGCGGCAGCGAGGCGGTCGCCGAGGAGGGTGAGGTCGATGTGCGCTGCACCGGCGGCCTCATCTGCAACGCCCAGAAATTCGAGCGCCTGCGCCATTTCGTCAGCCGCGGCGCGCTCGATATCGAGGGGCTGGGCGAAAAGAGCATCGCGGAGTTTCTTGAGCTGGGCTGGCTCGACAGGGGCCCGGCCGACATCTTCCGCCTGCAGAATCACCGCGAAGAACTGCTCGGGCGCGAGGGGTGGAAGGAAAAGTCCGTCGACAATCTCTTCGCCGCGATCGAGGCCAAGCGCGCGCCCGATGCCGCGCGGCTGCTGTTCGGGCTTGGTATCCGCCATATCGGCGCGGTGACCGCGCGCGACCTGCTCAAGGGGCTCGGCGACATCGCGCGGCTTCCGGACAAGGCGGCCGAGATGCAGGCCTGGCTCGACGCGAACCCGCAAGGGGAGGGCGAGTCCGACGGCAAATATATGGCGCGCAAGATGGAGGCGATCAAAGCGATCCTGGAGGTTCGCGCCGACGGCATCGGCCCCGCGGTCGCCGAGGCGCTTGGCGACTTTTTCCACGAACCGCACAATCGCGCGCTGTGGGATGATCTTCTCTCCGAAGTGTCGCCACCGCCTTATGTCGTCGAAACCCGCGCCAGCGAGGTGTCGGGGATGACCGTGGTGTTCACCGGCAAGCTCGAGACGATGAGCCGCGACGAGGCGAAGGCGCAGGCCGAGGCGCTGGGCGCCAAGGCCGCGGGGTCGGTGAGCGCCAAGACCGACCTGGTGGTCGCCGGCCCCGGCGCGGGATCGAAACTCAAGCAGGCGAGTGCGCTCGACATCCGCGTGATCGACGAGGCGGAGTGGGCGGCGATCGTGGCGGCGGCGGGCTGA
- a CDS encoding GNAT family N-acetyltransferase: MIGHPLDRPVWSMLTGRQAHLAEGDRQAVRIDRGYGPFAAAADRSAAAQAGLAALVPAEGELWIVEGEAWPVPPGAREVKRAVLAQMVAEGPPPEARPGEPAIVALGDADAADMAALANHARPGPWGPKTHRYGPFFGVREDGRLLAMAGQRMLMPGMAELSGVATWEDCRGRGLARALIGHVMRAMAAHGETPFLHSYADNAGAIALYESLGFHIRREVQVLAIAAI, from the coding sequence TTGATCGGACACCCCCTCGATCGTCCCGTCTGGTCGATGCTCACCGGACGGCAGGCGCATCTGGCCGAGGGCGACAGGCAGGCGGTACGGATCGATCGCGGCTATGGGCCGTTCGCCGCCGCCGCCGACCGGAGCGCCGCGGCGCAGGCGGGGCTCGCGGCGCTGGTTCCGGCGGAGGGCGAATTATGGATCGTCGAGGGCGAGGCCTGGCCGGTGCCGCCGGGCGCGCGCGAAGTGAAGCGGGCGGTGCTCGCGCAGATGGTCGCCGAAGGGCCGCCGCCTGAGGCACGGCCGGGCGAACCCGCGATCGTCGCGCTCGGCGATGCCGACGCCGCCGATATGGCGGCACTGGCCAACCATGCCCGGCCCGGCCCGTGGGGGCCGAAAACCCATCGTTATGGTCCGTTCTTTGGGGTGCGCGAGGACGGCCGCCTGCTCGCGATGGCGGGGCAGCGCATGCTGATGCCTGGCATGGCCGAACTGAGCGGCGTCGCCACGTGGGAAGATTGCCGCGGGCGCGGGCTGGCGCGCGCGCTGATCGGCCATGTCATGCGCGCGATGGCGGCACACGGCGAAACGCCCTTCCTCCACAGCTATGCCGACAATGCGGGGGCGATCGCGCTCTACGAATCGCTCGGCTTCCACATCCGGCGCGAGGTGCAGGTGCTGGCGATCGCCGCGATTTGA
- the recN gene encoding DNA repair protein RecN, which produces MLTALSIANIVLIERLDLDFEAGLGVLTGETGAGKSILLDALGLALGMRADSALVRQGADKAQVTASFTPPAPGTSLAALLADNEIALEAGEPLLIRRALKTDGGSRAFLNDQPCSAALLREVGGYLVEIHGQHDDRGLLVPAGHRALLDAYARADTAAVAAAHGAWRGAEARLEAAKAAISEAERDREWLEHCVAELRVLDPRPGEDAELAEARATMQKGERIAGDLGTILEAFEGSDGGPARLRGAARRLDRLAGDHALLAEALASLDRAIIDADEAETKLHEAARALEYDPDRLEAAETRLFELRAMARKHGVQPDALAELTGDLAARLDAIEGGSAGLAKLEAAVAETAAAYTHAATALSDQRRKAAARLDAAVAGELAPLRLDAARFQTLVERLPAERWGAEGMDRVEYLIATNPGAPFAPLAKIASGGELSRFILALKVALAEEGGAETIIFDEIDRGVGGAVASAIGERLARLAGAGKQLLAVTHSPQVAAKGASHFVIAKSSEGIVTRTGVRALDPPGRREEIARMLSGAEVTEEARAQAERLLEVV; this is translated from the coding sequence ATGCTGACGGCGCTGTCCATCGCCAATATCGTTCTGATCGAACGGCTCGACCTTGATTTCGAGGCCGGGCTGGGCGTGCTGACCGGAGAGACGGGGGCGGGCAAGTCGATCCTGCTCGACGCGCTGGGGCTGGCGCTCGGGATGCGCGCCGACAGCGCGCTGGTGCGGCAAGGCGCCGACAAGGCGCAGGTGACCGCCAGCTTCACCCCGCCCGCACCCGGCACCTCGCTCGCCGCGCTGCTCGCCGACAATGAGATCGCGCTGGAGGCAGGCGAACCGCTGCTGATCCGCCGCGCGCTCAAAACCGACGGCGGCAGCCGCGCCTTCCTGAACGACCAACCCTGCTCGGCGGCGCTGCTGCGCGAGGTTGGCGGATATCTGGTCGAAATCCACGGCCAGCACGACGATCGCGGCCTGCTCGTGCCCGCCGGGCATCGCGCGCTGCTCGACGCCTATGCGCGCGCCGACACCGCGGCGGTTGCGGCCGCCCACGGCGCGTGGCGCGGCGCCGAGGCGAGATTGGAAGCGGCGAAGGCGGCGATTTCGGAGGCGGAGCGCGACCGCGAATGGCTCGAACATTGCGTCGCCGAACTTCGCGTGCTCGATCCGCGGCCGGGCGAGGACGCCGAACTCGCCGAGGCGCGCGCGACGATGCAGAAGGGGGAGAGGATCGCCGGCGATCTCGGCACGATCCTCGAAGCGTTCGAGGGTAGCGACGGCGGCCCGGCGCGGCTGCGCGGTGCGGCGCGGCGGCTCGACCGGCTCGCGGGCGACCATGCCTTGCTCGCCGAGGCGCTGGCGAGCCTCGATCGCGCGATCATCGACGCCGACGAGGCCGAGACGAAATTGCACGAGGCGGCGCGCGCGCTCGAATATGATCCCGACCGGCTGGAGGCGGCCGAGACGCGGCTGTTCGAACTGCGCGCGATGGCGCGCAAGCACGGGGTTCAGCCCGACGCGCTCGCCGAACTGACCGGTGACCTTGCCGCGCGGCTCGACGCGATCGAGGGCGGCAGCGCGGGGCTGGCAAAGCTCGAAGCGGCGGTTGCGGAGACGGCGGCCGCCTACACCCATGCCGCGACGGCGCTATCCGACCAGCGCCGCAAGGCCGCGGCGCGGCTCGACGCGGCGGTGGCGGGCGAACTGGCGCCGCTGAGGCTCGACGCGGCGCGCTTCCAGACGCTCGTCGAACGCCTTCCCGCCGAGCGCTGGGGCGCCGAGGGGATGGACCGCGTCGAATATCTGATCGCCACCAACCCCGGCGCGCCCTTCGCGCCGCTGGCGAAGATCGCGAGCGGCGGCGAATTGTCGCGCTTCATCCTCGCGCTCAAGGTCGCGTTGGCCGAAGAGGGCGGGGCCGAAACGATCATCTTCGACGAGATCGATCGCGGCGTCGGCGGCGCGGTCGCCTCGGCGATCGGCGAGCGGCTCGCAAGGCTCGCGGGCGCGGGCAAGCAACTCCTCGCGGTCACCCACTCGCCGCAGGTCGCGGCCAAGGGTGCGTCGCACTTCGTCATCGCCAAATCGAGCGAAGGAATCGTCACCCGCACCGGCGTCCGCGCTCTCGACCCCCCCGGCCGCCGCGAGGAAATCGCACGCATGCTCTCGGGTGCCGAAGTAACCGAGGAGGCCAGGGCGCAGGCGGAACGATTGCTGGAGGTGGTGTGA
- a CDS encoding outer membrane protein assembly factor BamD, translated as MTQRISPRAAARLLAAALVISPMLAACAGGSGVKKDTRYVARDVNTLYRAAQDRLDRKQYKLAAALFDEVERQHPYSPWARRAQLMSSFSYYMDREYTPAIEAAQRFLSIHPGNKDAPYAYYLIALSYYEQISDVTRDQKITQQAQNALGEVIRRYPDSRYAADARLKIDLVQDHLAGKEMEIGRFYERSSNWLAASIRFREVTQKFQTTSHTPEALYRLTECYLALGIPEEAKKSAAVLGANYPGSKWYERAFKLMQKNAPSA; from the coding sequence ATGACTCAGCGCATCTCCCCTCGTGCCGCCGCGCGCCTGCTCGCCGCCGCTCTCGTGATTTCGCCGATGCTGGCGGCCTGTGCCGGGGGTTCGGGCGTCAAGAAGGACACGCGCTACGTCGCGCGCGACGTGAACACGCTCTATCGCGCGGCGCAGGACCGGCTCGACCGCAAGCAGTACAAGCTCGCCGCGGCGCTGTTCGACGAGGTCGAGCGCCAGCATCCCTATTCGCCCTGGGCGCGCCGGGCGCAGCTCATGAGCAGCTTTTCCTATTATATGGACCGCGAATATACCCCCGCGATCGAGGCGGCGCAGCGCTTTCTCTCGATCCATCCGGGCAACAAGGACGCGCCCTATGCCTATTATCTGATCGCTCTTTCCTATTATGAGCAGATCAGCGACGTCACCCGCGACCAGAAGATCACGCAGCAGGCGCAGAATGCGCTGGGCGAAGTGATCCGCCGCTATCCCGACAGCCGCTATGCCGCCGATGCGCGCTTGAAGATCGACCTGGTGCAGGACCATCTCGCGGGCAAGGAGATGGAGATCGGCCGTTTCTATGAGCGTAGCTCGAACTGGCTCGCCGCCTCGATCCGCTTTCGCGAAGTGACCCAGAAATTCCAGACGACGAGCCACACGCCCGAGGCGCTCTATCGCCTGACCGAATGCTACCTCGCGCTCGGCATTCCCGAAGAGGCAAAGAAATCGGCCGCGGTGCTGGGCGCCAACTATCCGGGCAGCAAATGGTACGAGCGCGCCTTCAAGCTGATGCAGAAGAACGCGCCGAGCGCCTGA